A genomic region of Arachis stenosperma cultivar V10309 chromosome 9, arast.V10309.gnm1.PFL2, whole genome shotgun sequence contains the following coding sequences:
- the LOC130949172 gene encoding uncharacterized protein LOC130949172, whose product MRERTLINSLSITYAGGEPLQKGENEKKIKASYVKISGQKTSYDCAIYVMKWLELIEPENIKKGKYEWDNWPQEEVDHYRVEYASRILFSEMNKQRDRAIRESSAIRLSKPSSVLLSPFCQINSADIETG is encoded by the exons ATGAGAGAAAGGACATTAATAAATTCACT ATCGATAACATATGCCGGCGGAGAACCTCTGCAGAAAGGGGAGAACGAGAAGAAAATTAAAGCATCATATGTTAAAATATCAGGCCAAAAAACAAG CTATGACTGCGCTATCTACGTTATGAAGTGGCTTGAGTTAATTGAGCCGGaaaacatcaaaaaggggaagtatgaATGGGATAATTGGCCACAG GAGGAGGTGGACCACTATAGAGTGGAGTATGCTTCCCGGATACTATTCAGTGAGATGAATAAACAGAGAGATCGGGCAATTAGAGAGAGTAGTGCTATAAGGCTGTCGAAGCCATCCTCTGTATTATTGAGTCCGTTTTGTCAGATTAATTCTGCTGATATAGAAACTGGGTAA